The Anabaena sp. PCC 7108 region TTATATTTAGTAAGTGGATATTTATTAGAGAAATCTAAACAATATAATGAAGCTATTAGCTATTATAATAAAGCACTTGAAATTGACTCTCAAATATCAGAAATTTATCTAAATCGTGGAAAGATTTATGGACAACAAAGACGTACAGATTTAGAAATTGCTGATTATACCCAAGCTATCAACATTAATCCTAAATTTACACAGGCTTACTATAATCGTGGAGTTGTATATGATGAACAAGGTGAAAACGACTTAGCAATTGCTGATTATACCCAAGCTATCAAGATTAATCCTAAATTTACACAGGCTTACTATAATCGTGGAGTTGTATATGATGAACAAGGTGAAAACGACTTAGCAATTGCTGATTATACTCAAGCTATTAAGTTGAATAATAAATATGCAGAAGCTTACAATAATCGTGCAGGTATTTATAGAAAAACAGGTAAAAAAGATTTAGCATTTTCTGATTATAATCAAGCTATTAATCTTAATCCTAAAGATGAAAGATTTTACTATAATCGGGGAGTTATATATGGTGAGCAAGGAAAGCAAGACTTAGCAATTGCTGATTATACTCAATCTATTAAGCTTAATCCTTTATTTATAATGGCCATTTCTGAACGTGGACTTGAATATCTTAATCAAGGAAAACTAGATTTAGGTATTGCTGATTACAAAAGAGTCGTTGCTATTAATCCCCAGTATGCTAATACTGTTAAGTCTAAATTTATATCTATATTAATGTTAGGAGGAATAGGTAATTCTGCACTTGGAAATAAAGATTTGGCTATAGAAAATTATACACGAGTTATTGAACTTGATTATCAGTATGCAGATGCTTACAATAATCGTGCTGTTCTTTATGCTAAGAAAGGAAATATACAACAAGTAATTAAAGATTTAGAAACTGCTGCAAAACTCTATCAACAACAAGGTAATATTCAAAAAGCTAAACAAATCCAGGAATTATTAAATCAATAATAGCTTAATTTTACCTTCTATTCTCTACCCATACATTAACCAACCCTAATCAAAAATAACCAAACAAACACCACAACAAATTACCCCATCTGCTAACGAGAATCAAGAATTGCTAATTTCCCTTACCTGAAACTACAATTAGAGTATAATTAAATAATGCCAATATGCCAGCCAAAGATATCTACCATAACGAAGTCAAAAACGCATTGATAAAAGACCGTTAGACTATTACAGATAATGTGATAATACTAGAAAGTGCTATTTTTAATATAAAAAAGTAGTAATGAAATTACAAATATGAAACATGACTCTCATTTATCTAGACTATAACTGCTTTCAACGTGGCTTTGATGATCCAAGACAAATTAGAATCCAAATGGAGAGTGCAGCTTGCCAAGAAATATTTATTCAAGCTCAAACAGAAAAAGTAACTCTTGCGTGGTCTTTTATACACGAAGATGAAACTAATTTATGCCCTTTTTTGGATCGTAAATATTCAGTTTTGGGTATGGTAAGTTTGTGTAAAATAAAAGTACCTCCAAAAACTGAAATAGCAGAACAAGCTCTTTTGTTCCAACAGTTAGTTAATCTATCCAGCAAAGATGCTCTACACTTAGCTTGTGCGGTTTCTATTCAAGCCAATTTTTTCTTAACTTGTGATGATAGTCTGGTGAAAACAAGCTCAGAAATTAGAGCTAGAAATAGCCATCATGAACCCAATTGACTATATTAGGAATAACGAAAACTATGGAAATAAATAATATCATGGATGATACAGAAATTAAAATCAAAGGCATCAAAGCACTATATGAATCTCTTGGTTCAGCAGCAGCTATGCGTTTTTTGACATTGCTACATAAAACCCCTACTGATTATGTAGAAATCTCAAAAACGATATATCAAGATCAAAGTATTGAGGAAATTTTCGCTAGAGCAAAACAAAATTGGCAAGATTAATTATGTAAAAACATTGATTTGTGGAAAGAATAAAAAAGAGCGATCGCTATCATCTAATTAAAATCCAAAAATAGCGATCATTTCTATCTATTATTGAAGATGTTTTATCACCAATTACCAATCACCAATTAACAATCTACTGTTATTATCAATAGCGGTAGGATGACCAGTATGAGTAACTGCACCATATTTTTGAATGTAGCGACGCACTTCTAGAGGAAATTCTGGATAGTCTAAGACTCCATCTCCATCAGCAATAGTTGCCCAAAAGTCTCGTAAATCGGGGGCTAGTTCTTTTGCTTGTGCTAATGGTAGGTTTAAGGGAGGTAAAGTTAATAACTTGATCAGGAAGGGGAAAGAGCGATCGCCCATCCATTCTCTTGATGACTGCTGTAAGTTGGGAAAATCTGGAACTGATTCCACGCGATGAGATACAATTTGTAACCATTCCCTACCGAGATGATCTCGTTGAAACTCTAGAACACGATAAGGATGAGGATAGCTGACTAAGGAACCAGTGGTAATATCATATACTCCGTCTGCACAAGCTACATCCTGAACGTGCAAATGCCCTGTAAAGACCAATCTGACTTCATGTTTACGTAATAAATCCAGTAATTCTGGGGCATTTTCTAACATATAGCGATTTGCCATGGGGTGGTTTGATTGATTAGGCAAATGTTCAACCACATTGTGATGTACCATTACCAAAACCAATTCATCCTTAATCGCTGCCAGTTCTGATTCTAGCCATTTGAGTTGTGTATCATCCAAACGCCCAATCTGCTGACCCTGGTCATCGAATGAGTTAGAGTTTAGACCTATCAGCCGCACTCCTGGCAATAATGGACAATTGTAGTAAGGTTGGTCTGGGTTTTCATAGCCAAACTTGCGGTAATAGTGAGGAAAATCAGCGAAAGCAATTGATTGCTCATTTGCCATTAACACGGGTACGTCATGATTACCAGGAACAACATAGACAGGAAAGGGAAGTTGAGATAACTTAGTTTGCAACCAAGCGTGGTTCTCTGGTTCACCGTGTTGGGTTAAGTCTCCAGGAATTAAGATAAAATCTAAATCGAGTTGGATTAAATGTTCGAGTACACTTTCAAAAGCTGGAATACTGACTTCAACAAGATGAAAGCGGCTAGGATGATCCCAAATTGTATGGGAAAGCCCAATGTGTAAGTCACTAACTATGGCAAAACGAAAATTGATATTATTCATTGATTTAAGAAAATGTTAAAAGCAGAAGTGTAAATGCTCTTTTTCCCAAAGTATAACTCCTGCTTTGCCTGACTGGGGATCAGCAGTCAGACTTAATATTTGTACACATTTAAGTTGATTTTTTTTCACCACAGGAGAGTTAATTTTGGCAGTTGTCCGAGTTCGTCAACACGTTAACCCACTTGCTAACAAGTATAAAATACCCGCCAACACTCCAGAATGGAAAAAAGTTTATGCACAGCCAAATCTACCCCTGCACTTAGATATTGGTTGTGCTAGGGGCAGGTTTTTACTACAGATGGCACAACTGGAACCAAACTGGAATTTTTTAGGTTTGGAAATTCGGGAACCTTTGGTTGTAGATGCGAATAGGTTATGTTCTGAGTTGGATTTAACAAATTTGCATTATTTATTTTGCAATGTTAATAACTCGTTAGTACCTATTTTATCTTCTTTAGGAACGGAAACTTTACAGCGTGTTACAATTCAATTTCCTGATCCTTGGTTCAAAAACCGCCACGCTAAAAGGCGTGTAGTGCAACCAGAGTTAGTGACAGAATTAGCCGATTATTTGGCGGTTGGTGGGGTTGTATTTGTACAATCTGATCAAAAATTCATTGCTGTGGAAATGTGCGATCGCTTTTCTGAACACCCAGCATTTGAGAAAATGGGTACAGAGGAATGGTTAGCAGAGAATCCTCTCCCAGTTTCCACAGAACGGGAAATAGGCACTATTAACAAGGGTGAACCAGTTTATCGAGCTTTGTTTGTGAAGCGGTGACACGGAGACGCGGTAATTAAGTAGGTGGGCGTTAAAAATTGTCGTTGGGGTAAGGCAGGGAGCAGGGGGCTTTCTAGCAGGGGGAAAGAGGGTTTCAGCCCTATTTACTTTTCTTCACATACCTTTAAATTTTTCTGTTTACCTACTTAGGGAGATGGGAGAAATAATTAATTACCTACTGCCTTCTGTCACCTGTCACCTGTCACCTGCTGCTGTTTAATCAATGGTAAAGTTACGGTAAATGTTGTTCCTAAACCAACTTGACTATCAACTAAAATCTCACCACCATGAGCCTCAACACACTTTTTCACAATTGCTAAACCCATACCTGTTCCAGAAATACTGCCGACATTTTCTCCCCGATTAAATGGTTGAAATAGCCGTTGTTGATCCTGTTTAGAAATGCCAATTCCTGAATCTTGAACCCGGAAAGTAACTATTTTATCTTGACTAATTACTTCAAATTTGATTTTGCTATCAGAGTGAGAATACTTAATTGCATTACTGAGCAAATTTTCTAAAATATGCCGTAACAAACTTTCATCCCAAAGTGTTTCTTCAAAGTCTCCAAAACTTGTGAAATTTATAATTACGTGTTTTTCTAGCGCCGTCAAATGCACTTCTTCTAGAATTTGGTGACAAAAAGCTTCTAAATCTAGGCGGCTGAGTTGACTGTGTAATTTACCAGAATCAGCTTTACCGATGAAAGAAACTTCATCTAATAACTGTGCCATATTTTTGATGGCAGAGCGAATCATCCGCAAATGATTAACTTTTTTCTCTTTAGTTAATTTTTCATCACTGTTTTGTAGCAATCCAGCCGCCAAGAGAATCGTATTTAACGGATTACGAATATCATGAGAAAGCATGGAGACAAATTCAGATTTAAACTGATTTATTTCTTTGGCTTTTACCAATTCAGCAGTTCTTTCTTCAACCCTAGTTTCTAATGCTTGATTGACAGTTCGTAATTGCTCTAAAACTTGTTTTCTTTCAATTGCATATCGGACTGAACGCACTAATGCATCTGGATTGACTTGCCTTTTTACTAAATAATCTTGCGCTCCCTCTCGCACAGCTTCAATTGCTAGTTCTTCATCGTTGGTGTTGGTGAGAACAACAATTGGTGTCCTAGGAGCGTGACTTATCAACAGTGGTAAAGATGATAATCCTTGACTATCCGGTAAGGTTAAATCTAACAAAATTACATCATAGGTCTGTTGACTTAGTTCAGAAAATGCGTCTCGTAATCTTTGCACATGAACTAAACTAAACTCTTTGGTTTGGGCTTGCTTGAGAAACTCTTGTAACAACCTAGCTTCTGCCAAGTTGTCCTCAATCAACAAGATTTTTACTGAGTAGCTCGCAGCCATAATTTCCTGGTTTAATCCCCCTCTAATTTCTGATTGCTGAGTCCTGAACAATAATTTTCCTCCCATGCTTTCTGGCCTTAATCTGATGGTAACGTAGCGGTAGCAAACCAAAATTCCTCAATCCCTTTAACGATTTGAAATAGTTGGCTGAGGTTACGAGATTTGGTGATGTAGCAGTTTACGTGTAAGTCGTAGCTGTGGTAGATGTCATCTTCGTTTTTGGAAGTTGTTAACACTACCACAGGAATACGTTTGAGTTTGGGGTCTGATTTAATTTCCGCTAGTACCTCTCGTCCATCTTTTCTGGGTAAGTTCAAATCTAGTAAGATCAGGTCGGGGCGTGGTGCATCTGCATATTCGCCTTCTTGACGGAGATAAGCCATAGCGTCTATGCCATCTCTAACTGTCACTACCTGATGGGGTAATGTACTAGTTTTTAATGCTTCTTGAATCAGACGGATGTCGGCTTTATTATCCTCAACTAAAAAGATTATTTTGTGTGTTTCTTCCGTTTCTGCGCTCACGCTCACGTCCTCCGGCTGGAATGGTAAAGTAGAAGGTTGCGCCCTGTCCGAGTTGCGACTCAACCCAGATCCGCCCCCGATGACATTCGACAATTTTCTTACAAATTGCCAAGCCCATACCTGTGCCGGGATATTCATCCCTGGTGTGTAGGCGTTGAAAGATAATAAAAATGCGATCGCTAAATTGCGGATCTATGCCAATTCCATTATCTCGCACTGATAACAACCACTCATCTTCTAACCTCTCTGCACCTATATGGATTTGCGGTGGTTTTTCACTGCGGAATTTGATGGCGTTACCTACCAGGTTCAGAAATAGCTGCATCAGTTGGGTACTGTCAGCCATGACAGTGGGTAAGGGGTCATGGGTAATAATAGTACCTGTTTCGGAAATGCGTTTGCGTAGATTGCTGAGAGCGCGTTCTAAGGCTGTGTCTACTTCAGTCACTTGAAATGCGATCGCTTGGGTATCAACTTTAGAATATGCTAGTACGTCATCAATTAACGTCTGCATTAAGCTCACTCCCTCGACTGCGTAGTTGATAAACTCTTTTGCATCTTCATCAAGTTGGGCTTCATAGCGCATCTCTAACAACTGCACATAATTGGCTACTTGATTAAGTGGTTCTTGCAAATCATGGGAAGCGACATAGGCAAATTTTTTCAATTCGGCATTAGAACGTTCTAAATCTTGCGCCAATTGAGCTAATTCATCAGCTTGACGCAGGACAATATTTACGATTCCCTTCCGCAGTTCTAAAGCTGCTCTAATCTCTACATATTTCCAGGGTAAAGATGTTAATCTGACTGTTTCTTTCCACAATTCAAATGATTTACGTGGACACAAACGCAAATTTCCATGTGCTTGACTAACTTCAAATGCCTTATGAGGATCACCACCCCAATTTACAGTTTGAATTACTTCCGGTCGGAACCACAAAACATAATTCCGCTGGGAAATAGGAATAGCTAACAAACCACTAGCGACATTTTTGAAGCTGACAGCATCTGGATAAAGACTAGGAAGAGAATCTGTATAAAATACCTCGTCCTCGACATTATTCTTCAACCATTCAACTAAAAAGTTTAAATCTTCTTCTTTGGGAGTTTCCCCAATCAGGGTATAATTTCCCCCAAAACAAACTGCTGCTCCTTTTGCACCAGTTAAATCCAGAAGATTTGGCTGATTTTTCACCAACCCATCAATAAAGTTATCCTCTTGGGACATATATTCAACTAAGAGTGATTGAATATATGTCAAATTCATTCGATAGTCATAATCTTCTGTTTCTTCTCTGGCAGAAATTTCCGAAAATATCAATCTTCCTAAAAATTCGCAAGCTTTCCGCAATTCATAAGAAACATATTTGGGTGTTTGATGATGACAAGCAATCAATCCCCACAGTTTTTGGTCTTTAATCAAAGAGATAGTCAAAGAAGCGCCCACGCCCATATTATGTAAATATTCTGTATGGCAAGATGCAGCACTTCTGAGACTAGATTGTGTTA contains the following coding sequences:
- a CDS encoding element excision factor XisH family protein encodes the protein MPAKDIYHNEVKNALIKDR
- a CDS encoding metallophosphoesterase, giving the protein MNNINFRFAIVSDLHIGLSHTIWDHPSRFHLVEVSIPAFESVLEHLIQLDLDFILIPGDLTQHGEPENHAWLQTKLSQLPFPVYVVPGNHDVPVLMANEQSIAFADFPHYYRKFGYENPDQPYYNCPLLPGVRLIGLNSNSFDDQGQQIGRLDDTQLKWLESELAAIKDELVLVMVHHNVVEHLPNQSNHPMANRYMLENAPELLDLLRKHEVRLVFTGHLHVQDVACADGVYDITTGSLVSYPHPYRVLEFQRDHLGREWLQIVSHRVESVPDFPNLQQSSREWMGDRSFPFLIKLLTLPPLNLPLAQAKELAPDLRDFWATIADGDGVLDYPEFPLEVRRYIQKYGAVTHTGHPTAIDNNSRLLIGDW
- the trmB gene encoding tRNA (guanosine(46)-N7)-methyltransferase TrmB; this translates as MAVVRVRQHVNPLANKYKIPANTPEWKKVYAQPNLPLHLDIGCARGRFLLQMAQLEPNWNFLGLEIREPLVVDANRLCSELDLTNLHYLFCNVNNSLVPILSSLGTETLQRVTIQFPDPWFKNRHAKRRVVQPELVTELADYLAVGGVVFVQSDQKFIAVEMCDRFSEHPAFEKMGTEEWLAENPLPVSTEREIGTINKGEPVYRALFVKR
- a CDS encoding hybrid sensor histidine kinase/response regulator, translating into MAASYSVKILLIEDNLAEARLLQEFLKQAQTKEFSLVHVQRLRDAFSELSQQTYDVILLDLTLPDSQGLSSLPLLISHAPRTPIVVLTNTNDEELAIEAVREGAQDYLVKRQVNPDALVRSVRYAIERKQVLEQLRTVNQALETRVEERTAELVKAKEINQFKSEFVSMLSHDIRNPLNTILLAAGLLQNSDEKLTKEKKVNHLRMIRSAIKNMAQLLDEVSFIGKADSGKLHSQLSRLDLEAFCHQILEEVHLTALEKHVIINFTSFGDFEETLWDESLLRHILENLLSNAIKYSHSDSKIKFEVISQDKIVTFRVQDSGIGISKQDQQRLFQPFNRGENVGSISGTGMGLAIVKKCVEAHGGEILVDSQVGLGTTFTVTLPLIKQQQVTGDR
- a CDS encoding response regulator; protein product: MSAETEETHKIIFLVEDNKADIRLIQEALKTSTLPHQVVTVRDGIDAMAYLRQEGEYADAPRPDLILLDLNLPRKDGREVLAEIKSDPKLKRIPVVVLTTSKNEDDIYHSYDLHVNCYITKSRNLSQLFQIVKGIEEFWFATATLPSD
- a CDS encoding ATP-binding protein, with protein sequence MNIGLQVQNVNVTSLKEAPIHISSKIQPHGILLVLEEPELKVLQVSNNTLNIFGISTENMLEKKLEDLVDPFQIERIKSGLSEQNLDFINPTKIWIRKKGDEYTVFDAVFHRNIEGFLILELEPAISQENIPFLSFYHLARASINQLETTKNLREFGQIIVQEVRKVTGFDRIMLYKFDDDGHGSVIAEEKIESLEPYLGLHFPESDIPKPARKLFISNSIRLIPDAHSQPIEIFPVNNPVTERPVDLTQSSLRSAASCHTEYLHNMGVGASLTISLIKDQKLWGLIACHHQTPKYVSYELRKACEFLGRLIFSEISAREETEDYDYRMNLTYIQSLLVEYMSQEDNFIDGLVKNQPNLLDLTGAKGAAVCFGGNYTLIGETPKEEDLNFLVEWLKNNVEDEVFYTDSLPSLYPDAVSFKNVASGLLAIPISQRNYVLWFRPEVIQTVNWGGDPHKAFEVSQAHGNLRLCPRKSFELWKETVRLTSLPWKYVEIRAALELRKGIVNIVLRQADELAQLAQDLERSNAELKKFAYVASHDLQEPLNQVANYVQLLEMRYEAQLDEDAKEFINYAVEGVSLMQTLIDDVLAYSKVDTQAIAFQVTEVDTALERALSNLRKRISETGTIITHDPLPTVMADSTQLMQLFLNLVGNAIKFRSEKPPQIHIGAERLEDEWLLSVRDNGIGIDPQFSDRIFIIFQRLHTRDEYPGTGMGLAICKKIVECHRGRIWVESQLGQGATFYFTIPAGGRERERRNGRNTQNNLFS